One genomic window of Gimesia chilikensis includes the following:
- a CDS encoding dioxygenase family protein, whose translation MQRQSTSAGRRDFLKWSSFSLAAFTTPGLMAEELIRTPSMTEGPFYPDKMPLDTDNDLLVINDSITPAVGEITHLTGKVLDSKGNPLRNAFVEIWQVDNKASYIHTRGENKEGRDGNFQGYGRFLTDSKGKYYFRTIKPVPYRAGRGFRTPHIHVAVSQNGHRILTTQLLVKGHEMNAEDGVYRQIRDPEQRETILVDFKPLPDSRLGELAANFDIILGKTAEENPDGTIKGGIGKSEFGSRQRPPRR comes from the coding sequence ATGCAACGTCAATCGACAAGCGCTGGTCGGCGGGATTTTCTCAAATGGTCTTCTTTCAGTCTGGCGGCGTTTACCACCCCCGGTTTGATGGCAGAGGAACTGATCCGGACGCCTTCCATGACCGAAGGGCCGTTCTACCCGGATAAGATGCCCCTGGATACCGACAATGACCTGCTGGTGATTAACGATTCCATCACGCCTGCGGTCGGAGAGATCACACACCTGACCGGCAAAGTTCTGGACAGTAAAGGGAATCCCCTGCGGAATGCCTTTGTCGAAATCTGGCAGGTGGACAATAAAGCCTCTTACATTCATACGCGAGGCGAAAATAAAGAGGGGCGTGACGGCAACTTTCAGGGTTATGGCCGCTTCCTGACCGATTCTAAAGGTAAGTATTATTTCCGCACCATCAAGCCGGTTCCCTATCGGGCGGGACGCGGATTCCGCACGCCGCATATTCACGTCGCCGTCAGTCAGAACGGACACCGGATTCTGACTACGCAGCTGCTGGTCAAAGGACATGAGATGAATGCGGAAGACGGCGTCTACCGCCAGATCCGCGATCCTGAGCAGCGGGAAACGATTCTGGTCGATTTCAAACCGTTGCCTGATTCCAGGCTGGGAGAGCTGGCGGCGAACTTTGATATCATCCTGGGTAAAACCGCAGAAGAAAATCCGGATGGCACCATCAAGGGGGGCATCGGGAAATCCGAGTTCGGCAGCAGACAGCGTCCGCCCCGCAGGTAA
- a CDS encoding SET domain-containing protein: MIHPKTELKFISNEIGYGVVATEFIPAGSITWVLDKLDREFSSNEFQSMDEIYQNILDTYSFRNNKGNLVLCWDNGRYVNHSFNSNCLTTAYDFEIAIRDIHPGEQLTDDYGYLNIPSPFRGIDEGTRRKIVYPNDLIKYYKVWDRKLLKVFHHIPSLEQPLKQLLSDEMWDEIVEISRGNQEMKSILTNYYNGEEDRQPELQEV; the protein is encoded by the coding sequence ATGATACACCCCAAAACTGAGCTGAAATTCATCAGCAACGAAATCGGTTACGGCGTTGTCGCCACCGAATTCATCCCCGCCGGCTCCATCACCTGGGTCCTCGACAAACTCGACCGCGAGTTCAGTTCGAACGAGTTTCAATCGATGGACGAGATCTACCAGAACATCCTGGATACTTACTCGTTCCGCAATAACAAGGGGAATCTGGTCCTCTGCTGGGACAACGGCCGCTACGTCAACCACAGCTTTAACTCCAACTGTCTCACCACCGCTTACGACTTCGAAATCGCTATCAGAGACATCCACCCCGGCGAACAGTTGACCGACGATTACGGCTACCTGAATATCCCCTCTCCCTTCCGGGGCATCGATGAAGGCACCCGCCGCAAAATCGTCTACCCCAACGACCTGATTAAATACTACAAGGTCTGGGACCGCAAACTGCTCAAAGTCTTTCACCACATTCCCAGCCTGGAACAGCCGCTGAAACAGCTGCTTTCAGACGAAATGTGGGATGAAATTGTGGAAATCTCCCGGGGAAACCAGGAGATGAAGTCGATTCTCACGAACTACTATAACGGCGAGGAAGATCGACAACCCGAACTGCAGGAAGTCTGA
- a CDS encoding DinB family protein: protein MDIRQRIEDYLAGPEQLRQAIEGMTDAELDAAPVPGKWSTRQVVCHIADFEPVYADRMKWVLVEENPPLPGGDPDQFAEKLAYDQRDLEEELQLISAVRNHLGRILKTLEPAQFERTGIHTRDGELSLWTLLDRITGHIPHHIKLIQEKRDALAS from the coding sequence ATGGATATCAGACAGCGAATCGAAGACTACCTGGCCGGACCGGAACAACTGCGACAGGCCATCGAGGGGATGACTGACGCTGAGCTGGATGCTGCCCCGGTTCCGGGTAAATGGTCGACGCGACAGGTGGTGTGCCACATCGCGGACTTCGAGCCCGTGTATGCGGACCGGATGAAGTGGGTCCTGGTAGAAGAGAATCCACCGCTGCCGGGAGGCGATCCCGATCAGTTCGCTGAAAAACTGGCGTATGACCAGCGCGATCTGGAAGAGGAACTGCAGCTGATTTCCGCGGTACGCAATCACCTGGGGCGAATCCTGAAGACATTGGAACCGGCTCAGTTCGAACGCACAGGCATCCATACCCGTGATGGGGAATTGTCGCTGTGGACTCTGCTCGACCGGATTACCGGTCATATCCCGCACCATATCAAACTGATTCAGGAAAAGCGGGACGCGCTGGCCTCCTGA
- a CDS encoding YegJ family protein produces MRASSLTSLILLTALSLSTGCDNQPPRSGEMVEREGEPAITYVKSDDPKMVAAIDKARGSFDQFQTAFEKQHPGQDFFSVKLLVEDGEHQEHVWTTPVRIEAGNYYGTLDNEPYQIKKYVVGDEINIPVDQISDWMYVDDGKLVGGYTLRVVRDSLTEEQRKEFDTTIPFKIE; encoded by the coding sequence ATGCGAGCCTCGTCCCTCACCTCCCTGATTCTGCTGACAGCCCTCAGCCTGAGCACCGGGTGTGATAACCAGCCACCCCGCTCGGGTGAGATGGTCGAACGCGAAGGCGAGCCGGCAATTACCTACGTCAAATCAGATGATCCGAAGATGGTCGCTGCGATCGATAAGGCTCGCGGCAGCTTCGACCAGTTCCAGACCGCGTTCGAGAAGCAGCATCCCGGTCAGGACTTCTTCTCCGTAAAGTTACTCGTGGAAGACGGCGAACACCAGGAACATGTCTGGACGACCCCGGTCCGTATCGAAGCCGGCAATTATTACGGCACCTTGGATAACGAGCCTTATCAGATCAAAAAATATGTCGTGGGAGATGAGATCAACATTCCCGTGGATCAGATTTCAGACTGGATGTACGTGGATGACGGTAAACTGGTCGGCGGATACACCTTGCGTGTCGTCCGCGACAGTTTGACCGAAGAACAGCGAAAAGAGTTCGATACGACCATCCCCTTCAAAATTGAATAA
- a CDS encoding SDR family NAD(P)-dependent oxidoreductase, producing the protein MQNLIGKTALITGAAAGIGREIALQLAAEGVDLFLLDVNESGLADTAETASLLGVKVASRRCDLTDSQQISATIQDVLSTWGGVDILVNNAGVAFYGPTHTMTAEQWDWLLGINLLAPIQITRELLPSLLNRPEAHIVNVSSICGLVQGNRFSAYQVSKYGLLGFSESLRAEYSRQGLGVSAICPGPVTTRLFEVAPSGRDGKQTPIPPRWICTTPELVAQKAVKAIYRDQGICLVGWVAYVLYYLKRIAPWSLDLAFRFGRRRRMKKKAQQLALQAEQQFEASAESSSKAA; encoded by the coding sequence ATGCAGAATTTAATTGGTAAAACAGCACTCATCACCGGTGCCGCTGCGGGGATTGGCAGAGAGATTGCATTGCAGCTGGCTGCGGAAGGTGTGGATCTGTTTCTGCTGGATGTCAATGAAAGTGGTCTGGCCGATACGGCGGAAACGGCATCTTTGCTGGGTGTAAAGGTCGCCAGCCGACGCTGTGATCTGACCGACTCACAACAGATTTCCGCTACGATACAGGATGTGCTGAGTACCTGGGGCGGTGTCGATATTCTGGTGAATAACGCCGGCGTTGCTTTCTACGGTCCGACACATACGATGACTGCCGAGCAGTGGGACTGGCTTCTGGGGATCAATCTGCTGGCACCAATCCAGATTACGCGAGAATTACTGCCCAGTCTGTTAAACCGCCCCGAAGCCCATATTGTAAACGTTTCCAGCATTTGCGGCCTGGTTCAAGGCAATCGTTTCAGTGCTTACCAGGTCAGTAAATATGGCTTGCTGGGTTTCAGTGAATCACTTCGCGCCGAGTACAGTCGACAGGGGCTGGGCGTCTCTGCCATCTGTCCTGGGCCGGTGACGACACGTTTGTTCGAGGTGGCTCCGTCAGGACGTGACGGCAAGCAGACTCCGATTCCGCCCCGCTGGATCTGTACGACCCCCGAACTGGTGGCGCAGAAAGCGGTCAAAGCCATCTACCGTGATCAGGGAATTTGCCTGGTGGGCTGGGTGGCCTATGTGCTTTATTATCTGAAGCGAATTGCGCCCTGGTCATTGGATCTTGCTTTTCGATTCGGCCGCCGTCGACGCATGAAGAAGAAGGCACAGCAGCTGGCACTTCAGGCCGAACAACAGTTCGAAGCGTCTGCTGAGTCCTCTTCGAAGGCTGCGTGA
- a CDS encoding TetR/AcrR family transcriptional regulator, with translation MNKTPRASSARKRIVETAERLFYAEGIRAVGIDRVIAEAGVAKMTLYNHFASKDDLVLAVLKYREEQFDLYIKQRMMEHQSAGLKPLRAFFAALKDWFECPDYRGCAFINATSELADSNPAATEFCAEHKRRFKQQLTDIVIESEGDQAAAVAPAISVLVEGAIVTSVSEGNSEAAEIAEAAAFQLIAGVLSQ, from the coding sequence ATGAATAAGACACCCAGAGCATCCAGTGCCCGCAAACGCATCGTCGAAACAGCCGAAAGACTGTTTTATGCAGAAGGCATCCGCGCCGTCGGCATCGACCGGGTGATCGCGGAAGCAGGTGTCGCCAAGATGACGCTCTACAATCATTTTGCCTCCAAGGATGACCTCGTCCTGGCGGTACTGAAATATCGGGAGGAACAATTTGACCTGTATATCAAACAACGGATGATGGAACATCAGTCAGCCGGCTTGAAACCGCTGCGTGCCTTCTTCGCTGCCTTGAAAGACTGGTTCGAATGTCCGGATTACCGTGGGTGTGCCTTCATCAACGCCACCTCGGAACTGGCTGACTCGAACCCGGCGGCAACCGAATTCTGTGCCGAGCATAAACGTCGTTTCAAACAGCAACTGACTGACATCGTTATCGAGTCCGAAGGAGACCAGGCCGCGGCGGTCGCACCCGCGATTTCCGTCCTCGTCGAAGGGGCCATCGTGACCTCAGTCAGCGAAGGAAATTCCGAGGCAGCTGAAATCGCCGAAGCAGCTGCCTTTCAACTGATTGCCGGTGTACTCTCACAGTAA
- a CDS encoding SMI1/KNR4 family protein: MLSDAESRLNVRFPADYVSALREKNGGTTLGEYIPLPKQEIPSHLAPYVDHGHISITGINGIGNSHGSVLKTEYMTEEWKLPGGFVLLDGDGHTWIAFDYRNTKSEPAIVFLESESGDTLYVAQNFSQLFSNLVTHKSLFDDDGEFIGLLPENQ; the protein is encoded by the coding sequence ATGCTTTCAGATGCTGAAAGTCGCCTGAATGTGAGATTCCCTGCTGACTATGTGTCTGCTCTCAGAGAGAAGAACGGTGGTACAACACTCGGCGAATACATTCCATTACCAAAGCAGGAAATTCCTTCCCATCTCGCTCCCTATGTTGATCATGGGCATATTTCAATTACCGGCATTAACGGAATCGGAAACAGTCATGGAAGCGTATTGAAAACGGAATATATGACAGAAGAATGGAAATTACCCGGGGGCTTCGTATTGCTCGATGGTGATGGTCATACCTGGATTGCATTCGACTATCGGAACACAAAATCAGAACCAGCAATCGTCTTCCTCGAATCGGAATCGGGAGACACTTTGTATGTTGCGCAAAACTTTTCACAGCTTTTCTCTAATCTTGTTACCCATAAATCACTCTTTGATGACGATGGTGAATTTATCGGGCTGCTGCCTGAGAATCAGTAG
- a CDS encoding DUF3500 domain-containing protein, whose product MKTYHRLTCLALITGLCWNLASPRPADAAPPKAQKTQISRASREMASAAKRFLASLSEEERKAATFKMDSKERDQWYFIPDFAIKEDGGRTGLPMTKMSPQQKIFAVTLPATALSHRGYLEMNSIRALEQVLFELEGKDYRNPELYYVSIFGNPDPKGTWGWRFEGHHLSVNVTIVDGEKFSVTPSFFGSNPATVMQGPLKGVEVLKEEQQLALNLVKSFNPDQLAIATIDTAEVDKKLLAKSVIKEVLTTDDPVVDKGLVPHKGIQYADLDPKQQKMLLRLVNAYLGRFRPELLKGTRYLGNLRDGDHLYFAWSGGQARGQFHYYRIQSKVFLIEFANTQNDANHVHAVFREFDGDFGRDLLKEHYSKQHKK is encoded by the coding sequence GTGAAGACCTACCATCGACTCACCTGCCTGGCCCTGATCACCGGTCTCTGCTGGAACCTGGCCAGCCCCCGTCCGGCAGACGCCGCACCACCCAAGGCACAGAAAACCCAGATCAGCCGTGCCAGCCGAGAAATGGCCAGCGCCGCCAAACGTTTCCTCGCATCACTGTCCGAAGAAGAACGCAAAGCCGCGACCTTCAAAATGGACAGCAAAGAACGCGATCAGTGGTACTTCATTCCCGACTTCGCCATCAAAGAAGATGGCGGCCGCACCGGACTGCCGATGACGAAAATGTCACCACAGCAGAAGATCTTCGCTGTCACTCTCCCCGCAACAGCACTCTCGCACCGCGGCTATCTCGAGATGAATTCCATCCGCGCCCTGGAGCAGGTTCTGTTCGAACTGGAAGGGAAAGACTACCGGAATCCGGAACTCTACTACGTCTCCATCTTCGGTAATCCCGATCCCAAGGGAACCTGGGGCTGGCGGTTCGAAGGGCATCACCTCAGTGTGAATGTCACCATCGTCGACGGCGAAAAATTTTCCGTCACTCCCTCCTTCTTCGGATCCAACCCCGCCACCGTCATGCAGGGCCCCCTCAAAGGCGTTGAAGTTCTCAAGGAAGAACAGCAGCTGGCGCTGAATCTGGTCAAATCCTTTAATCCAGATCAGCTGGCCATCGCCACGATCGACACCGCTGAAGTAGACAAGAAACTGCTCGCCAAAAGCGTGATCAAGGAAGTCCTTACCACCGACGATCCGGTCGTCGACAAAGGCCTGGTGCCGCACAAAGGCATTCAGTACGCCGACCTCGACCCGAAACAGCAGAAAATGCTGTTGCGTCTGGTCAACGCCTACCTGGGCCGCTTCCGTCCGGAACTGCTCAAAGGAACCCGCTATCTTGGAAACCTGCGGGACGGCGACCATCTCTACTTCGCCTGGAGTGGTGGTCAGGCCCGCGGCCAGTTCCACTACTACCGCATCCAGTCCAAAGTCTTCCTGATTGAATTTGCGAATACCCAGAACGATGCCAATCACGTGCATGCGGTCTTCCGCGAATTTGACGGCGATTTTGGTCGCGACCTGCTCAAAGAGCATTACTCGAAGCAGCACAAGAAATAG
- a CDS encoding 50S ribosome-binding protein YggL, which produces MRKRLRKKKHLGEFKEWCVSVEVHLDPGVDYQAFLDDWIESAIEGNQCQFGGGGKSPLLEGIIQLGMASHGLQERLTEIRDWLEQHPAVQEYQFGPLIDCWYDSGDAH; this is translated from the coding sequence ATGCGAAAACGACTCCGCAAAAAGAAACATCTGGGAGAATTCAAGGAATGGTGTGTCTCGGTGGAAGTCCACCTCGATCCGGGAGTCGATTATCAGGCATTTCTCGATGACTGGATTGAAAGCGCCATTGAAGGGAATCAGTGCCAGTTTGGTGGGGGCGGCAAGTCTCCACTCCTGGAAGGTATCATTCAGCTTGGTATGGCAAGTCACGGTCTGCAGGAACGCCTGACTGAAATACGCGACTGGCTGGAGCAGCACCCAGCTGTGCAGGAATATCAGTTCGGTCCTCTGATCGACTGCTGGTATGATTCTGGCGACGCACACTGA
- a CDS encoding GNAT family N-acetyltransferase, which produces MNRTVREYQADDLQDLLAVWESATRLAHPFLTDDFLDQERRNIPELYLPNAETWVVEQDQRVIGFIALLGNEVGAIFVDPLHQGTGAGRALMDQARELRGNLEVEVFAVNAIGRRFYERYGFQPLSESIHEPTGKTLLRLQFQTAIT; this is translated from the coding sequence ATGAATCGAACTGTTCGTGAATACCAGGCTGACGATCTGCAAGACCTGCTCGCTGTCTGGGAGAGTGCCACGCGTCTGGCGCACCCGTTTCTCACCGATGATTTCCTGGATCAGGAACGGCGGAATATCCCCGAACTCTATCTGCCCAACGCTGAAACCTGGGTCGTCGAACAGGACCAGCGTGTCATCGGCTTTATCGCTTTGCTCGGCAACGAAGTGGGCGCGATCTTCGTTGATCCCCTACACCAGGGCACCGGTGCCGGACGGGCGTTGATGGATCAGGCCCGGGAGTTACGGGGAAACCTGGAGGTGGAAGTGTTCGCAGTCAATGCAATCGGACGCCGCTTTTATGAACGGTACGGCTTTCAGCCTCTCTCGGAATCCATCCACGAACCGACGGGAAAAACGCTGCTCAGACTACAATTCCAGACCGCGATCACCTAA
- a CDS encoding DUF1559 domain-containing protein, producing MFRGRRGFTLIELLVVIAIIAILIALLLPAVQQAREAARRSQCKNNLKQLGLALHNYHDTFQVFPFGMINPTNGDLPGSPRPPTDNTGWYPMILPYIEQGALYNAFMEEQQNSARTGAIYWSRKESIVPMMMCPSDPAGPKNVTYGQTSPTSNGSQGFHGNYAVCSGSTHFGPVNSYTQLNGMFYSRSRTRLRDLTDGASTTLMASEIILSADSSKHDVRGRLMNPRCMGTFITTLETPNTNVGDVLIACLEIPHAPCGADSTTNSRTFARSYHTGGVHGLLADGAVRFISENIDRATYQGLGTRAGQEVINEF from the coding sequence ATGTTTCGCGGGAGACGAGGATTCACGTTGATCGAACTGCTGGTGGTGATTGCCATCATTGCCATTTTAATTGCGCTCCTGCTTCCGGCTGTGCAACAGGCGCGGGAAGCGGCACGTCGCAGTCAGTGTAAGAACAACCTGAAACAACTGGGACTGGCGCTGCATAATTACCACGATACCTTCCAGGTGTTTCCCTTTGGTATGATCAATCCGACTAATGGAGATCTGCCCGGTTCCCCTCGTCCACCGACAGACAATACCGGCTGGTATCCGATGATTTTGCCTTATATTGAACAGGGGGCCTTGTACAACGCATTCATGGAAGAGCAGCAGAATTCAGCGCGGACCGGAGCCATCTACTGGAGCAGGAAAGAGTCCATCGTGCCGATGATGATGTGTCCCAGCGATCCGGCAGGACCGAAAAATGTGACCTATGGTCAGACGAGTCCCACCAGTAACGGTTCACAGGGATTCCACGGAAACTATGCGGTCTGTTCCGGCTCGACGCACTTTGGACCCGTAAACAGTTACACGCAGTTGAATGGAATGTTTTATTCGCGTTCCCGTACGCGGCTGCGTGATCTGACTGATGGTGCTTCTACGACCCTGATGGCCAGCGAGATTATTCTCTCTGCCGACAGTTCCAAGCATGATGTACGTGGCCGACTGATGAATCCCCGCTGCATGGGAACGTTTATCACAACACTGGAAACCCCGAATACGAATGTAGGTGATGTATTAATCGCCTGTCTGGAAATTCCGCACGCTCCCTGTGGGGCGGACAGTACCACGAACAGTCGCACGTTTGCCCGCAGCTATCATACAGGGGGAGTACATGGTCTGCTGGCCGATGGTGCGGTCCGCTTTATTTCAGAGAATATTGATCGCGCCACCTACCAGGGGCTGGGAACCCGCGCCGGTCAGGAAGTCATCAACGAATTTTAA
- a CDS encoding GntR family transcriptional regulator gives MSTSTPEATRLLPVSTLRLDIFSQILLSIFTGEYPSGTRLKVQHLAQRFGVSSTPVREAIVELSGIGVVEMIPNRGAVVTPLGISEIREMYHIRRILEVESARCACECADLEEIRQLLEETRALQQGPRGADWSLLCSDNDQRTHTAIVKASGIRRLKTELQRYDRLMHMIRVLLKDWEPYLDQILNEHLQVLEAILQRDKDAAGAAMERHLKGTCERAVEGIFVRRIPETETRQN, from the coding sequence ATGAGCACATCGACTCCTGAGGCAACCCGGCTCCTGCCCGTCAGTACTTTACGACTGGATATTTTCAGTCAGATACTGCTCTCGATTTTTACTGGCGAATATCCTTCGGGAACGCGACTCAAAGTGCAGCATCTGGCGCAGCGGTTTGGCGTCAGCAGTACGCCGGTCCGCGAAGCGATCGTGGAATTAAGCGGAATTGGAGTCGTCGAGATGATTCCCAATCGTGGAGCGGTTGTGACTCCTCTGGGGATTTCTGAAATACGCGAGATGTACCATATCCGGCGGATTCTCGAAGTGGAATCAGCGCGCTGTGCCTGTGAGTGTGCCGACCTGGAGGAAATCCGACAGCTGCTGGAGGAAACCCGAGCATTACAACAGGGGCCGCGGGGAGCGGACTGGAGTCTCCTCTGTTCGGACAACGACCAGCGCACCCATACCGCGATTGTTAAGGCATCCGGAATCAGACGATTGAAGACCGAACTGCAGCGCTACGATCGATTGATGCATATGATTCGCGTGTTACTCAAAGACTGGGAGCCTTACCTCGACCAGATTCTCAATGAGCACCTGCAGGTTCTGGAAGCGATCCTGCAACGAGATAAAGATGCTGCCGGGGCGGCGATGGAGCGTCATTTGAAAGGCACCTGTGAGCGGGCCGTCGAAGGCATATTTGTGCGACGGATTCCGGAAACCGAAACCAGGCAGAATTGA
- a CDS encoding DUF805 domain-containing protein, protein MNWYLTVLKKYAEFSGRARRKEYWMFVLMNFLVSILISIVGAVIGDTDGLIAVSLSGVYALFIFIPSLAVTVRRLHDTNKSGWWILITFVPLIGGLVLLIFMIMDSDPNTNAYGANPKSAPEPA, encoded by the coding sequence ATGAACTGGTACTTGACTGTCCTCAAGAAATATGCTGAATTTTCCGGCCGGGCCCGCAGAAAAGAGTACTGGATGTTCGTGTTGATGAACTTCCTGGTCTCGATTCTGATTTCTATTGTTGGCGCCGTAATCGGGGATACAGACGGGTTGATCGCAGTTTCCCTGTCCGGTGTCTATGCATTATTCATCTTCATCCCCAGCCTCGCGGTCACCGTCCGTCGCCTGCACGATACCAACAAAAGTGGCTGGTGGATTCTGATTACTTTCGTCCCATTGATCGGTGGTCTGGTCCTGCTGATCTTCATGATTATGGACAGTGATCCCAACACCAATGCCTACGGCGCCAATCCTAAATCCGCCCCGGAACCTGCGTAA
- a CDS encoding VOC family protein, with protein sequence MPDHERLNYVEFPARDLPATKAFFETVFGWSFTDYGPEYTAFADAGLEGGFFQSDLCSTTDAGGALLVFFSQNLEETLSKVEAAGGKIVKPIFSFPGGRRFQFQEPSGNELAVWSDQ encoded by the coding sequence ATGCCTGACCACGAGCGTCTCAACTACGTCGAATTCCCTGCCCGGGATCTCCCTGCCACCAAAGCCTTCTTCGAAACCGTCTTCGGCTGGTCGTTCACAGACTATGGCCCGGAATACACGGCCTTCGCGGATGCCGGCCTGGAAGGCGGATTTTTTCAATCCGACCTCTGCTCCACCACTGATGCGGGCGGAGCACTGCTCGTTTTCTTTAGTCAGAATCTGGAGGAGACGCTCAGTAAAGTGGAAGCAGCAGGGGGCAAGATCGTCAAACCGATCTTCTCCTTTCCCGGCGGCAGGCGTTTCCAGTTTCAGGAACCCTCGGGTAATGAACTGGCCGTCTGGTCGGATCAGTAA